A genome region from Flavobacteriales bacterium includes the following:
- a CDS encoding IS1 family transposase: MKECKYCKASSLISKGKRGIKQRYQCKSCGKYQQDIYSYKLYDILDDENIKELNAEGLGISSMSRILGYSKQTILRRILSLAHEIKRPVYSEYNQVYEVDELWTFIGKKHPSNYSWITYAINRKTHQVMNVVFGSRTKENLGKVIYLLKAQNPQKIITDKLSTYPNLVKPFLHETHRYANNHIERGNLTLRTHIKRLSRKTICFSKSQKMLEASVLLYFDFHNWRLKMN; encoded by the coding sequence ATGAAAGAATGTAAATATTGTAAAGCTTCTTCTTTGATTAGTAAAGGAAAACGAGGAATAAAACAACGTTATCAATGTAAATCTTGTGGCAAATATCAACAAGACATTTATAGTTATAAGTTGTATGATATTTTAGACGATGAAAACATAAAAGAATTAAATGCCGAAGGATTAGGAATAAGTTCAATGAGTAGAATTTTAGGATATTCCAAACAAACAATTTTGAGAAGAATTTTATCTTTAGCCCATGAAATTAAACGACCTGTTTATTCAGAATATAATCAGGTTTACGAAGTAGATGAGCTATGGACATTTATTGGAAAAAAACATCCTTCAAATTATAGTTGGATTACTTATGCTATCAACAGAAAAACACATCAGGTGATGAATGTCGTGTTTGGTTCAAGAACAAAGGAAAACTTAGGAAAAGTGATTTACTTGTTAAAAGCTCAAAACCCTCAAAAAATTATAACAGACAAATTAAGTACATACCCTAATTTGGTAAAACCATTTCTTCATGAAACCCATCGATATGCTAATAATCATATTGAACGAGGGAATTTAACATTGAGGACTCATATTAAACGTTTATCTAGAAAAACTATTTGTTTTAGTAAATCTCAAAAAATGCTAGAAGCTAGTGTTTTGTTATATTTTGATTTTCATAATTGGAGGTTAAAAATGAATTGA